One window of the Tachypleus tridentatus isolate NWPU-2018 chromosome 10, ASM421037v1, whole genome shotgun sequence genome contains the following:
- the LOC143229043 gene encoding uncharacterized protein LOC143229043 produces MVHQSSFSLVSEILLADLEKSFAKQMQQASESHEKAPDILKQQLQDLQKQMEYSLQGDTNTKLQRVLDQKHNLQKEVESLKTVLEFKVGDIHRFRKENLEMQEELEKLPSARQEIQKLKARNEDL; encoded by the exons ATGGTTCATCAATCTTCTTTCAGTCTGGTATCTGAGATTCTACTAGCAG aTTTAGAGAAAAGCTTTGCAAAGCAGATGCAACAGGCTTCAGAGAGCCATGAGAAAGCTCCAGACATCTTAAAGCAGCAGCTACAAGACCTACAGAAGCAGATGGAATACAGTTTGCAAGGAGACACTAACACCAAACTACAG AGGGTTCTTGATCAGAAACATAATCTTCAGAAAGAAGTAGAAAGCCTTAAAACAGTGCTCGAGTTCAAGGTTGGAGACATACATCGCTTTCGTAAAGAAAACCTGGAAATGCAGGAAgag TTGGAGAAGTTACCATCTGCAAGACAAGAGATTCAGAAGCTGAAGGCAAGAAATGAAGATTTATAA